The Metabacillus sediminilitoris genome window below encodes:
- the flaG gene encoding flagellar protein FlaG, giving the protein MSVENLSSQPALHTFDTTRTNGQIESKEANINDKQAIQDKQSPPSKQEMERVIEGINKVLEPSNTHIKFELHEKLNEYYVTIVDNNTNEVVREIPSKKWLDIYAAMTDFVGLIVDKKI; this is encoded by the coding sequence ATGTCGGTAGAAAATCTATCTTCACAGCCAGCACTTCACACCTTTGATACAACTAGAACAAATGGCCAAATAGAAAGTAAAGAAGCAAATATAAATGATAAACAAGCTATTCAAGATAAACAATCTCCTCCATCAAAACAAGAAATGGAACGGGTAATCGAGGGGATTAACAAAGTATTAGAACCATCAAATACGCATATTAAATTTGAACTTCACGAAAAATTAAACGAATACTATGTCACAATTGTTGATAATAACACAAACGAGGTAGTCAGAGAAATTCCTTCGAAAAAATGGTTAGACATTTATGCGGCAATGACAGACTTCGTTGGGTTGATCGTTGATAAAAAAATCTAG
- a CDS encoding GntP family permease, producing MYSVFGLSHDASLLLYAVISILGLIVLIAKFKTNPFVALIAAALFMGVISGMKFPDIVTAFQEGVAGVLGFIAIVLGLGTMLGKMMAESGGAERIARTLVNVFGEKNVHWAMMVVAVICGIPVFFQVGVVLLIPLVFVIAKHTGTPLIKIGLSLIAGLAVVHSLVPPHPAAMLAVDIFQADLGKTILYSLIVAFPAAAIAGPIYGSYISKKVHVEPTGELVEQFTETKHENLPGFGITLFTILLPVILMLLATIIGFIYPETSTIRYWADFIGSPVVALFISLVVAFYSFGFARGYDKNDLLKFTNECLGPVASIVLLIGAGGGFNKILIASGVGEAIAGFAQDAHLSPILLAFLIAGLIRAAVGSATVAMTTAAGIVAPIAATMPGVSPELLVLAVGAGSIMLSHVNDSGFWLIKEYFNMSVSETFKTWTVMETILSFVAFLMVLLLDIFI from the coding sequence ATGTATTCAGTATTTGGGTTAAGTCATGATGCGAGTCTTTTACTATATGCAGTCATTTCAATTTTAGGTTTAATCGTATTGATAGCGAAATTTAAAACGAATCCATTTGTCGCACTTATTGCTGCAGCTCTCTTTATGGGAGTGATATCTGGAATGAAATTCCCTGATATTGTAACAGCCTTTCAAGAGGGTGTTGCCGGTGTTTTAGGCTTCATTGCGATTGTTCTTGGTCTTGGAACAATGCTTGGGAAGATGATGGCTGAGTCAGGGGGAGCCGAGCGTATCGCTCGAACGCTTGTTAATGTGTTTGGTGAGAAAAATGTTCACTGGGCGATGATGGTTGTAGCGGTTATCTGTGGTATTCCAGTGTTTTTCCAAGTTGGTGTGGTATTATTAATTCCACTTGTGTTTGTTATTGCGAAACATACAGGAACGCCTCTAATTAAAATTGGTCTTTCATTAATTGCGGGTTTAGCGGTTGTACACAGTCTTGTGCCGCCTCACCCTGCTGCGATGCTAGCAGTTGATATTTTTCAAGCAGATTTAGGAAAAACAATTCTGTATTCTCTTATTGTAGCGTTTCCAGCTGCAGCAATAGCGGGCCCAATTTATGGTTCTTATATTTCAAAAAAAGTTCATGTAGAACCTACTGGAGAACTTGTTGAGCAATTTACTGAAACGAAACACGAAAATTTACCAGGCTTTGGAATTACGTTATTTACGATTTTACTTCCAGTTATTTTGATGTTGCTTGCGACAATCATTGGTTTTATCTATCCTGAAACAAGTACGATTCGATACTGGGCAGATTTCATTGGAAGTCCGGTTGTAGCACTGTTTATTTCTCTAGTCGTTGCGTTTTATTCATTTGGATTTGCTCGCGGATATGATAAGAATGATCTTTTGAAATTTACAAATGAGTGTCTTGGTCCAGTAGCTTCTATTGTTTTGCTTATTGGTGCTGGTGGTGGATTTAATAAAATTCTAATCGCTAGTGGTGTAGGAGAAGCGATTGCTGGATTTGCACAAGATGCACATCTTTCACCAATATTGTTGGCATTCTTAATTGCAGGTTTAATCCGTGCTGCAGTTGGTTCTGCGACTGTTGCGATGACAACAGCTGCTGGAATTGTTGCACCGATTGCGGCAACAATGCCTGGTGTTAGCCCAGAATTATTAGTGCTTGCAGTGGGCGCAGGTTCTATTATGCTTTCTCATGTAAATGATTCAGGATTTTGGTTAATTAAAGAGTACTTTAATATGTCGGTGTCTGAGACATTTAAAACATGGACTGTTATGGAAACCATTTTATCTTTTGTCGCTTTTCTGATGGTTCTTTTACTTGATATATTTATTTAA
- a CDS encoding class II fructose-bisphosphate aldolase, with product MLANTRDVLKHAQHHQYAVAAFNVYNLETVQAAVKVAEKEQQPVIIALGERYFPTVDVEGFSAMVKGIATKASVPICLHLDHAYEKKSIIRAIRSGFTSVMYDGSKYELEQNIQHTAEIVDIAHMAGVSVEAEIGSLARGSFSDEEEGSGTLTDPLLAKEFVAETGVDFLAAAIGTVHGMYQGEPNIDLGLLEKIRQEVEVPLVLHGGSGTPDEIITKAVQAGICKINVNTEVSMEAVSFLQRYFKENEMVHLSTVMADMQMAMEPVMTKFVQLFANR from the coding sequence ATGTTAGCAAATACAAGAGATGTGTTAAAACATGCTCAACATCATCAATATGCGGTTGCTGCTTTTAATGTATATAATTTAGAAACTGTACAAGCTGCAGTGAAAGTAGCTGAAAAAGAACAGCAGCCCGTTATTATCGCGTTAGGAGAACGTTATTTTCCGACTGTAGATGTAGAAGGATTTTCAGCGATGGTCAAAGGAATTGCGACTAAAGCAAGTGTACCGATATGTCTTCATTTAGATCATGCGTATGAAAAGAAGTCGATTATTCGTGCCATTCGTTCTGGTTTTACATCGGTTATGTATGATGGATCAAAGTATGAGTTAGAACAAAACATACAGCATACAGCAGAAATTGTAGATATTGCGCATATGGCAGGTGTATCTGTTGAAGCTGAAATTGGATCTTTAGCAAGAGGCTCTTTTTCGGATGAAGAAGAAGGAAGCGGAACATTAACCGATCCACTGTTGGCGAAAGAGTTTGTTGCCGAAACAGGTGTTGATTTTTTAGCGGCTGCGATTGGGACGGTACACGGTATGTATCAAGGAGAACCAAATATTGATCTTGGTCTTTTAGAAAAAATTCGTCAGGAAGTAGAAGTACCACTCGTTCTTCACGGTGGATCTGGGACACCTGATGAAATTATTACAAAAGCGGTACAAGCCGGTATTTGTAAAATTAATGTTAATACAGAAGTATCGATGGAAGCTGTTTCATTTTTACAGAGGTATTTTAAAGAGAACGAAATGGTTCATCTTTCAACGGTAATGGCTGATATGCAAATGGCGATGGAGCCCGTGATGACTAAGTTTGTCCAATTGTTTGCGAATAGGTAA
- a CDS encoding four-carbon acid sugar kinase family protein encodes MNIIKSNEKRVAKDVFNSIPSVDENVVNEILQKELVDFNKKIIVLDDDPTGVQTIHDISVYTDWSVDSITKGFLEEKSMFFILTNSRGLTEDETEKAHKEIAANVVEVAKKYNKEFVIISRGDSTLRGHYPLETEVLKDTVETDADIKFDGEVIFPFFKEGGRFTVDNIHYVQYDEYLVPAGETEFAKDRTFGYERSHLGEWVEEKSNGQFTAENTTYISLQQIRALDIDGITNQLLAVQGFNKVIVNAVDYVDVKILTIALVKAMKIGKDFMFRSAAALTKIIGGVSDKGLLTKEELMKEKSENGGLIIVGSHVKKTTEQLEELKTCSFIEFIEFNCHLVLEPDRFKEEINRVIETCESLISSGKTVAVYTKRERLDLGENKKKEELMLSVKISDAVTSIVQRLKVRPNYIVAKGGITSSDIGVKGLEVKRATVAGQIKPGIPVWVTGTESKFPGIAYVIFPGNVGTKDTLREAVEILSR; translated from the coding sequence ATGAATATTATTAAAAGTAATGAAAAAAGAGTAGCAAAAGATGTTTTTAATAGTATACCTTCAGTTGATGAGAATGTTGTGAATGAAATACTTCAGAAAGAGCTCGTGGATTTCAATAAAAAAATTATCGTTCTTGATGATGATCCTACTGGTGTACAAACGATTCATGATATATCAGTTTACACGGATTGGTCAGTAGACAGTATTACAAAAGGTTTTCTAGAAGAAAAATCAATGTTTTTCATACTCACAAACTCTAGGGGTCTCACGGAAGACGAGACTGAAAAAGCACATAAAGAAATTGCTGCAAATGTTGTAGAAGTAGCGAAAAAATATAATAAAGAATTTGTCATTATTAGTCGCGGTGACTCAACGCTTAGAGGACATTACCCGCTTGAAACAGAGGTATTAAAAGATACAGTGGAAACAGATGCTGATATCAAGTTTGATGGAGAGGTGATTTTTCCTTTCTTTAAAGAAGGAGGGCGCTTTACAGTTGATAATATTCACTACGTTCAATATGACGAATATTTAGTACCTGCTGGTGAAACAGAATTTGCGAAAGATCGAACATTTGGTTATGAGCGCTCTCATTTGGGAGAATGGGTGGAAGAAAAATCAAATGGTCAGTTTACAGCTGAAAATACAACGTATATTTCACTTCAACAAATTCGTGCGTTAGATATTGACGGAATTACGAATCAATTACTAGCTGTTCAAGGTTTTAATAAAGTGATTGTAAACGCTGTAGATTACGTGGATGTGAAAATCTTGACAATTGCGTTAGTAAAAGCGATGAAAATAGGTAAGGACTTTATGTTCAGAAGTGCAGCTGCGTTAACGAAAATCATTGGTGGAGTTAGTGATAAAGGATTGTTAACGAAAGAAGAGCTAATGAAAGAGAAATCTGAAAATGGGGGACTAATTATCGTCGGTTCTCACGTCAAAAAGACAACGGAACAGCTTGAGGAATTAAAAACATGCAGCTTTATTGAGTTTATTGAATTTAATTGTCATCTTGTCTTAGAACCTGACCGATTCAAAGAGGAAATCAATCGAGTGATTGAAACGTGTGAAAGTCTCATTTCTTCTGGTAAAACAGTAGCGGTTTACACAAAAAGAGAGCGACTAGATCTCGGTGAAAACAAGAAAAAAGAAGAGTTAATGCTTTCGGTTAAAATATCGGATGCCGTAACGAGTATTGTTCAGCGATTAAAAGTAAGACCTAATTATATTGTCGCTAAGGGTGGGATCACATCGAGTGATATAGGTGTAAAAGGTCTTGAAGTAAAAAGAGCAACGGTAGCTGGTCAAATTAAGCCAGGGATACCTGTTTGGGTAACAGGTACTGAAAGTAAGTTCCCAGGTATTGCGTACGTCATTTTCCCAGGTAATGTCGGAACGAAAGATACATTAAGAGAAGCAGTTGAAATTTTAAGTAGATAA
- the garR gene encoding 2-hydroxy-3-oxopropionate reductase, translated as MKRKIGFIGLGIMGKPMSLNLMKKGHQLTVYDINKEAVKELVKSGADEAVSLEEVGANNDVIITMLPASHHVKGVILGENGIINSAKEGTVIIDMSSISPVASKVIASELSTKGIEMLDAPVSGGEPKAIDGTLAIMVGGKEDVFESVKHVLYGMGTEVTLVGANGSGVTAKLANQVIVNLNIAAMSEALVLAAKAGIDVEKMYQAIRGGLAGSTVLDAKVPLILDRNFVAGGRIDINLKDITNVMETAHEIGVPLPLSSQLLEIFHALKVDGKASHDHGGIVQYYEKLANVEVRRA; from the coding sequence ATGAAAAGAAAAATTGGTTTTATAGGATTAGGAATTATGGGGAAGCCGATGTCTTTAAATCTTATGAAGAAAGGACATCAGTTAACTGTTTACGATATTAATAAAGAAGCGGTAAAAGAATTGGTAAAATCAGGAGCTGATGAGGCTGTATCATTAGAAGAGGTAGGAGCGAATAACGATGTAATTATTACAATGTTGCCTGCTTCTCATCATGTAAAAGGAGTTATTTTAGGAGAGAATGGCATCATTAATAGCGCAAAAGAAGGTACAGTCATTATTGATATGAGTTCGATTTCTCCAGTTGCTTCAAAAGTAATTGCAAGCGAGCTTTCTACAAAAGGCATTGAGATGTTAGATGCACCTGTAAGTGGAGGAGAACCGAAAGCAATCGATGGTACTTTGGCAATTATGGTAGGTGGTAAAGAAGACGTTTTTGAAAGCGTTAAACATGTACTGTATGGAATGGGAACAGAAGTTACATTAGTCGGAGCTAACGGAAGCGGCGTTACGGCAAAATTAGCGAATCAAGTGATTGTGAATTTAAATATTGCAGCAATGTCGGAAGCACTCGTTTTAGCTGCGAAAGCGGGCATTGATGTTGAGAAAATGTATCAAGCAATTCGAGGCGGACTTGCAGGAAGTACAGTACTAGATGCAAAAGTTCCGTTAATTCTTGATAGAAACTTTGTTGCTGGTGGAAGAATTGATATTAACCTTAAAGATATTACGAATGTAATGGAAACGGCACATGAAATCGGTGTTCCACTACCACTATCTAGCCAGCTTTTAGAAATTTTTCACGCCTTAAAGGTAGATGGAAAAGCGAGTCACGATCATGGAGGCATCGTACAGTATTACGAAAAACTTGCGAATGTTGAAGTAAGGAGGGCTTAA